Part of the Niallia alba genome is shown below.
CGGATGATTACTGATCTATCGTTATTGGTCCGTATGGATGCAGGAAACGATAGTGTCGAAAACCTAAAAGTTTGTGTGAATGAAAAGGCCGATTTCATAATTAAACGAAATCCTCGCCGTGAAAAGCCTGAAAACTGGCTCATGGTAGCTGAACAATTCGGTAAATGCGTTCAGGAGCGAGAAGGAAAACGTGTATTCTATGGTGCTTTAGAAACAACTCCAAAGGGAATGAAAAAAGCCATTCGCCAAGTCTATAAAGTAACAGAAAGAACGATTGATAAAAACGGCCAAATCCTCTTAATCCCAGATGTTGAGTTTGAGAGCTATTGGACTACCCTACCTAATGAAACAGAGGAAATAATTAGCCTTTATCACGAACATGCCACTTGTGAACAATTCCACAGTGAATTAAAAACGGATTTAGACCTAGAACGTTTCCCTTCTGGGAAATTTGCCACCAATGAATTAATCTTACATCTTGGATGTTTAACCTACAATCTCCTTCGGATTATTGGCCAAGAAAGCCTGAAATCAGGGGATGCGCCGCTTAAAAGAAAGGTCTTCCGTCGCCGAGTAAAAACGGTTATCCAGAATTTGATTACATTAGCTGCAAAATTGGTAAAGCATTCCCGAAGAATTTACTTAAAGTTTGGAAATCATAGTCCTTGGTTTCCTACTTTTAAACGACTGTATCTTTCATTTACAACATAAGCCTAGGAAACTGAATAGGTAATAAGACCTGAAAAAAATTATAGGTAAGCAGGTTTTATTTAGTGTACACAAAAAACAATCAATCCAACTTAAATTAGTACGAATGGCAAGAAAATAAGGAATTCCTAAAATTATCGGAAGAATTATTTTTTATCA
Proteins encoded:
- a CDS encoding IS1380 family transposase, which produces MKLVKFILEDSDDTLTTHSGLGLIGLLLSKTKFYKRFSSLKVPEIKSSPAILNGDVTTSYVGLLCQGKNDFDHIEEFRDDPFFYRALDIQVVPSSPTLRQRLDQIAKVTGWKSIVLEESAKLIRQFDSPVTPTITSDKKSYVPLDIDVSPFDNSNTKKEGVSRTYKGCDGYSPNFSYLGQEGYVVNVELREGSTHVQKDTEKFLEKSIIYSRMITDLSLLVRMDAGNDSVENLKVCVNEKADFIIKRNPRREKPENWLMVAEQFGKCVQEREGKRVFYGALETTPKGMKKAIRQVYKVTERTIDKNGQILLIPDVEFESYWTTLPNETEEIISLYHEHATCEQFHSELKTDLDLERFPSGKFATNELILHLGCLTYNLLRIIGQESLKSGDAPLKRKVFRRRVKTVIQNLITLAAKLVKHSRRIYLKFGNHSPWFPTFKRLYLSFTT